TCAGGAGGATCCTCAGCTCGTCGAAGAGGGGCGAGCGCAAGAGATCGGCCTCGTCGAGGATGACGACGGGCTGCTTGCCCTGGGCGGCAAGCTGGGCGACGCCGTGCTGGATCTCGCGGTAGAGGAGGCTCTTGGAGCGGACGTCCTGGCCGCCGAGGGCGCGGTTGAGCTGGGCGTAGGCGTCGATGGCGGTGATGGTGGAAAGCGGCAGGTAGACCGCGAGGTAGTGCTCGGTGTTGAGGGAGTCGACGAAGCGGCGCAGCGCCACGGTCTTGCCGGTGCCGGGCTCGCCGGTGACGAGCAGGATGCCGCGGGCCTGCTTGCTCATCTCGAGCCGGGCGGCGAGTTCCTGGAGGCCGGGCCAGAGGTAGAGCTTCCGGCTGTCGATGGCCTTGTCGAAGGGGCGGTGCTTGAGGCCGAAGCGAGCCTCGATCATGAGGAGGCCTCCTCGTCCTGGCGCCGGCGGACGAGCTCGGCGTAGTTCAGCTCGAGGGGTCCGGCATGGAAGCGAGCGTTGTCGACCGGGTCGACGGGCTTGATCGGCCCCACGGGCTTGTCGTCGCGATAGAGGATGATCTCCTCGGGCCGTCCGACCGGAAAGCGCAGGTCGACCCGGGCCCTGATGTAGTCGGGCGGGACCTCGTAGAAGGTGCCGTCGATCTTGACGGTGGCGTCGTTTCGGACGACGCGGGTGAGGCGTCCCATGAAGGCATGGTCGATCTCGGCCGGCGCCAGACGCTGGATGGGGATCTGCTCGGCACCGGCGAGGAAGCGGTCGAGGGGCTTCATGGCGATGCCGCCGTGGCGCTTGAGGTGGTAGTCCTCGCGGAGCCAGTGCTCGAGCCGTTGTTGCAGGGCATCGATCGAGGCCAGGTCCTCGTCGGTGAGCAAGGGAAGCAGGCGGCCGCGGATGGTGCGGAAGACCCGCTCGACCTTGCCGCGTGAGGGTGAGTCGAAGGGTTCGGAATGCAGCAAGGTGCAGCCGATCCGGGCACAGGCCTCGGCCAGGTGGCGTGAGGTGAAGGCGGGGCCGTTATCGCAGTAGAAGCGTTTCGGTACCCCGTAGGTGGCGATCGCGTCGCGGAAGGTGTGCAGCAGATCGGCGGTGTCTTCCGAGAAGGAAAAACGGGCGCCGACGAGCACTCGGGAGTGATCGTCGATGATGGCGCAGAGGATGGCCTTGCGCTTGCCCTTGTGGGCGTGGACGCGGGGTCCGTGCATGAAATCGGCGACCCACAGGTCGTTGGGATGCGGCATCTCGTACTTGGCGCGGGCCTTGCCAGGACCGCGCAGGGGCTTGGCCAGGCCGCGGGTCTTGAGCAGGCGCCGGAGGGTCGCCTCGCAGACCCGCTTGCCCTCACCCAGCACGCCGTCCTCATGCAGGAGCTGGTGGAAGAGCTTGACCGAGATCTGCCGGTGCTGGACGCGGTGGCGACAGATCAGCTCGATGGTGTCGTCATCGAGCGAGCGGAAGCTGCCCTTGTCCGAGCGGGTCTGGGGTAGCAGGGCATCCAGGCCGCCGCGCTGGTACTTGCGGAGCCACAGCCGCAGGGTGGAGACGCTGAAGCGCCGGATCGACCCATCGGGGAGCTGATGCTGCCGCGCGGCCATGCGGGCCAGCACCTGACTGGCCACCTCGTCGGTCAAGGGACGGGTCGCCTCGGAGATCAGGCCGTAGCGAAACACCGCCCAGTCGCGGTGCGTGGGCCGAGCCGGCTTGGTCTTGTCCTCAATCATCTGTGGAGCCTCCGTGCTTGCCGGACGGAGGACCTCTCCGCCGGTATCGCGGCCACCATGAGCCCCGCGGCCGTAGCGGCGAAGACCGATCGTGTGGCGGGCTCGGAGCGAGACGACCCGCGACGCGTCGCGCAGAGCAGGGCGTCTGCCGCGAAGGTGCCGTCGGTTTATCCAAAACAGCGCAGCCGGTCACGGCGCGGAAGGCGAGCAAGACGGTGCCGGCGAGAGAAGCGAGCACTCGGTCGAGTTGCTCGACCTCATCGGCTTGCTCGGACCAGCTCAGCCCCAGCCGCGGTCCGAGCCATGCCCAGGCCGAGCCGACCAGGCGGCTGCGCACCCA
This region of Gemmatimonadota bacterium genomic DNA includes:
- a CDS encoding AAA family ATPase, yielding MIEARFGLKHRPFDKAIDSRKLYLWPGLQELAARLEMSKQARGILLVTGEPGTGKTVALRRFVDSLNTEHYLAVYLPLSTITAIDAYAQLNRALGGQDVRSKSLLYREIQHGVAQLAAQGKQPVVILDEADLLRSPLFDELRILLNFEMDSRDPLLLILAGQPQLLAKLALRIHLPFRQRVAMRYRMPAMDEEHTRGYVEHHLRLAGRRQRLFTDEALIQLFVQAGGIPRAIGNLALAAMYHAAAQGKDLVELDEVVTASKEIV
- a CDS encoding DDE-type integrase/transposase/recombinase; its protein translation is MIEDKTKPARPTHRDWAVFRYGLISEATRPLTDEVASQVLARMAARQHQLPDGSIRRFSVSTLRLWLRKYQRGGLDALLPQTRSDKGSFRSLDDDTIELICRHRVQHRQISVKLFHQLLHEDGVLGEGKRVCEATLRRLLKTRGLAKPLRGPGKARAKYEMPHPNDLWVADFMHGPRVHAHKGKRKAILCAIIDDHSRVLVGARFSFSEDTADLLHTFRDAIATYGVPKRFYCDNGPAFTSRHLAEACARIGCTLLHSEPFDSPSRGKVERVFRTIRGRLLPLLTDEDLASIDALQQRLEHWLREDYHLKRHGGIAMKPLDRFLAGAEQIPIQRLAPAEIDHAFMGRLTRVVRNDATVKIDGTFYEVPPDYIRARVDLRFPVGRPEEIILYRDDKPVGPIKPVDPVDNARFHAGPLELNYAELVRRRQDEEASS